Genomic window (Chryseobacterium sp. H1D6B):
TCAGGAAGCTTTCATAGATCTTTGTTTCTTCAGTTGTTAAGCTCTTTGTCTTGTATAAACTGTCAATTAATTGTACGGTCAGATTATCTGTAGGAACCATTCCCTTGTCTTTCCTGTATTGGTTTCTTCCCTCAAAATCGAATGGTAGCCTTACGGTAACCGGGTGCTTTTTTGTATAGATATTGCTTGCTGTGATTTCATTTCCCTTAACATCAGACATGGTTTCATATTCTTTCATGCCCTCACTGTCGACTTCATGCATGATAATGTCTGGTTTTATTTTTTCAAGAATCGCGGATAATATCTGGGGATTGTAATTAGGAACGCTGTCGTGGATATTTCCAATGACATAGATTTCGGTTTTGTTTTGAGAAAAGCAGAGGTTTGCTGTTAAAAATAAGACAAGTGCAATTAAATGTTTCATAGTTTTAAATTAAAGCTGAGTGCTGTGAAAAAGGAAAAATTTGAGTTTCAGCTCAGCAAATGCAATACTTTTTCAGCGGGGCTAAAATAATAAAAAAGGGTGGAGCACAAAAGAAGTATCTGCTTTTGGCATGTATTCAGTATTAAAACAAATTTATTTCATTTTAATTATCTTTTCCGATAGTGCAGGAAGCTTGGTTTCTGGATTGATCTTGTCATTATTCCAGAAACTTATCACACAGCTTACATTTTTATTTCCTCTTCAATAACGGGTGGTTGGTTTCATTCCGTACCACTTCAAAGTGCGGAAGATCATCAAATAATTTAGATAAAGTAGGATAGCCGTAGGTTCTGGAGTCAAAACTCGGGTCAATCTTTCTGATATTGGTTCCGATAGTGGAAATAAACGCTACATCATTTTCATTGGCAGAAATTTCAAATGCCGTTAATATGGTCTCTTCATCTTCTGCAGATAAGAAACTTTGGTGTTGCAGTATTTTAGGAACTGGAATTTCTTTTTTAGCTCTCTCTTCAGTTCTGTTTTCTTTTTCTTTATGATGCTCTGTCTTGGATTCCTTTTTGGTTCTTGGAGCAATGTTTTCTGTATAAGTAAATATATCGCATGATTTTACAAAAGCTTCCGGAGTCTTCTTTTCTCCGATACCCATTACAAAAAGACCTTCTTCACGGATTCTTTTTGCTAAACCGGTATAATCGCTGTCGCTGGAAACAATACAGAAACCTTCCACACTTTTTCCATGAAGAATATCCATGGCATCAATGATCAGTGCGCCGTCTGTAGAGTTTTTACCGCTTGTATAAGAGAATTTCTGAATGGGGTTGATGGAATGAAGATTGACAAGATCTTTCCAGGAATTCATGGCTTGGGAGGTTCAGTCGCCGTAGATTCTTCTGATAGTAGCTTTACCGTATTTAGAAACTTCTTCAATGGTTTCTTTTAACAATTTAGCCTGTGCATTATCACCATCAATGAGAATAGCGATATTAAATTTTTTGTCACTCATATTTTTATATTTAAAAGAAATAATAAGACTTATAAGCCGGCCAGATTATTTTTTAATCTAATATACTTAAATTTTGCCGGATAAAAGAAAGAAATGAAAATATAGAGTTAAAGGCTTTAATTTGAAATCTGTACCCTAAAATAATTATATTTCTGTATCTGTGTCTGTTGTGTTTTCTTCATTAATTTTGCTTAAAAATAAGGGGAATGAAACAGGAGATCAAAAAAAGCAGCGAAATAAAATACAGCCACGTTTATCTTTCCGAATTAAAAGAGGTGGTAGAAATGTATAAAAAGACAAGAGCGGATCATTCTTACTCAAAGCAGCAGGATATTTCAATGCCTCTCACAAAACATTTTGGACTGCCTTTAATTCAGGCTGTTCACAACAACAAAATAATAGGATTTGCTTCGGTGACTTTTAATGATGTGGAGGAGCTGGAAATTAACTGTTTTAAAACAGAAGATCATGAACTGCCTGAATTTGAAAAGGTTTTAAAAAAGAACGCTGAAAAAGCATTAGCTGCAATGTATCATAATGATGAACAAAGAGCACTCAAATTAAAAGCATACATCCTCAGAATCGCTGACTGGCTCAATTGGTGTAATTAAACGATTGAAATCAATAAGCCTTTGAATCTGAATTTTTATCAGACCTTTACCGCTCTGATTTTTGTAATTTAGTAAATCTCATAAAGAAAGGAAGTATGAAAAAGGAAGTCTTATATCTTAAAATTGCGAAAATAATAGAAGACCAGATCTCTACCGGAATTCTAAATCTTGGAGATAAACTTCCATCGATCCGAAGCGTTCAGAAGCTGTATAATGTCAGCATTAATACAGTGAAACAGGCTTTTTTAGAGTTAGAGAACAGATCGCTGATAGAACCGAGAGCAAAATCCGGGTATTTCGTAAGCAAAACCTCACAGCGGAAAAGCTCGCTTCCTACGGTAGGGGAACTAAAATCCGTACCGTATGAGAAACCTCCTGAAGATCTTATTAGTAAAGTGTTTAACACGCTTACCAATAAAGATATCATTCAGTTTTCTTTAGGAGCAGCGGATAAAAAGATGCTGCCTATTGCAAAATTAAATAAAGGAATCACTAAAGTAATAAGGGATCTTGAGGACTGCGGAACAGGATATGAACCTGCACAGGGCAGTTTGAATTTAAGAAGAACCCTGGCAAAATGGTCGCTGGTTCTGGAGGGAAAACTTAATGAAGATGATTTTGTGACCACTTCGGGAACGATGAATGCTATTTTCAACTGCCTGTTTGCAGTGACCAAACCCGGAGATACAGTGGCTGTAGAAACGCCTGTCTATTTCGGAATTCTTCAGGTCATCAAATCGCTTGGGTTGAAAGTGATAGAAATTCCTTCACACCCGATAACAGGTGTAGATTTAGAAGCATTGAAAAAAGTACTTCCGAAGCTTGCCGCCTGCTGTTTTGTTACTAACTTCAGTAATCCGCTGGGAAGTCTGATGCCGGAAGAACATAAAATAGAGCTTGTGAAAATGCTTACCCATCATAATATTCCGCTGATCGAGGATGACCTTTACGGAAATCTTTTTTTTGGAAAGGGAAGACCGAGACCGTGCAAATTCTTTGATGAAGCCGGAATCGTTATGTGGTGCGGGTCTGTTTCCAAAACGCTGGCGCCTGGATATAGAGTAGGCTGGGTAGCGCCCGGAAAATTTAAAGACAAGATCATCAGACAGAAATTACTCCACACTATTTCTACTCCATCTTTGTATGAAGAAGTGATCGCCGATTTTATGGAGCACGGAAGATACGACCACCATCTGAGAGCATTCAGGAATAGACTATATGCGAACTGCCTTCAGTTTCAGCGGGCTGTAGAAGATTATTTTCCGGAAGGAACCAAAATATCACAGCCGCAGGGAGGATTTATGCTGTGGGTAGAGGTTGATCAAAAAATTGATACCGCAGAACTCTATGATACTGCACTAAAAGAAAATATAAGCTTTGCCCCAGGAAGAATGTTTACCCAGCACAATCAGTACAACAATTGTATGAGATTGAATTATGCACTGGAATGGAATGAAAGAACAGAATCAGGCTTAAAAACATTAGGGAATATTATTAAAAAAGCGATGTGATCCGGAAGCTGTTAAAACATAGACTTAAAAGATTTTATATGATTTTTCTAAGAATTATAACAGTAAAAAATTCTACATTTTGAAATTATTGTTTAAATAAATACAGTGTTAAATTTAGTATTTAAGTTATTGTTGCTTAGTTGTTTAATTTGTTTGTGTTTTTCTCTATTTTTTGATTTATATATTTATATTTGCTGTCGAATTTATAATTAACAATTCAAAAACAATCAAATATGAAAAAGAAATTTTTATTAACGGCTATGCTTTTAGTTTCAGTAATAGTATTTGCGAAAAATTGGATAATACATACTACTTGTGGTGCAACAGGAACCCTTCAGACTTCAGATAATGTTACTGATGCTCAATTGATACAATATGTAAATGCTATAAATTATGATCTTTGCGGATCAATACCAAAAGGCGTTTCTATTCAGCCTTAATCATAAGATTTTAATTGCCTAAGATAAGAAGCGGAATAATTTAGTTCTGCTTTTTTAAATTTATTACGTTTTATAATGAAAAAAATGGTTGCAGTTTTATTGTTATTGATATGCTGTTTTGAAGGTTTTTCTCAAAGTATTACAACTGATTTTGCAGCTGCATATGATGTTGAATATCCTATTTATAAAAAGAAGAATACTGAACAGTTTCTTTTATATATTAATAGTAAAGAGAATATTAGTTACTATAAAAGTACAAATCAATATGTTTTAGATTCTCTAAAAAAAGAGGGTAAAATATCTGGTTCAGATTTTATGGATGGTTCAAAATATGACACAGCTTTAAAGGAAGAAGTGTTAAGAAAGAATGATAGCTTTACAGTATATGAAAAAATAGTTGATGCCAAAATAAAATATATTGAGCCTGAATCCTTAAAATGGACAATTCTTAAAGATACCAAAACATATTCAGGATATAAAACAAGAAAAGCTTTTACTTATGCTTATGGAAGAAAATGGATTGCTTGGTATGCTGAGGATTTACCTCTTAATTATGGACCCTATAAATTTTGTGGTCTGCCTGGACTTATCGTCAACATATATGATGAAAAAGCAGCATATTTTTTTACATTAAAAATATTTAAAAAGAAGATAAAACAAGTTCAGCTTCCAAAAGATAATACATATAAAAAAATTTCTAAAATAAAAGCAAAACAGATAAGCAGTAATTCTTTAACTGATATTAGTGGAATGGTATTTGACGACCCAAATGAGAAAAGAAGAATGCAAAAAGTAATAGAAAAAATGGTGAGTGAGTCTCCAAGAATTGATATTGAATGATTATACAATTTTTATAAATCATCTAAAATAAATGCCCGCTATTGCAATGCCGGAGATTTTTAATTTATGTACCAGTCTTTCTGTACGCTGTGCATACAGAAAGACTGATTAAGAATTAAGTTTAAGATAAGTTTCTAGCTTTTTTCTCTTTTCTCAATTCATTCCAATTATTGAGATTGATCACTAAAATTGGAATCAGAGCCATGGGAACGGCTGTCAATGCACTAAAGCCTTTTTTAGATGTTAAAAAGATAATTGAAACGAGTAAAACAATTAAAACTCCTGTAAAAACAAGAATCAGTCCTTTTATTTGTTTTTCGCTTTTAATTAATTGTTCGTCGGTGAGCTCAGCTAGTTTTTCGTTTTTCATGGTATTTATTGCTTTTAAGATTCTTAATGGTTTCTATTAGAACTTTTTTAGGATTTATTTTTTCGGTGAAAAAGGGGTTACAGCTTATTAATTTTATTAATGTAATCACTTAACTCTTTACTGGAAACCTCAATGTCAGCAGGAATTCCTTTTCCAACTTCTTTATACTGATTTTTTTTACGGTCAACTAAAATTCCTGTAGTAATCACTAAGAAAGCATTGTCGGGTAATTTAAATTCTGAATTGTCGGAAGTTAATCCCTGAGTATTTGTTCCTACTATTTTTGCATTTTTCTGCCCTACAAAACTAGCAGCAATAAATTCGCCGGAGCTGGAAGTCATTTTACTTGTCAGGATATAGATGGGCTTGTTTTTATTTTTTAAAGTAATATCAGGAATAGAAATGGTTGCTATATTACGTTTTCCAAAATAGATATTTGAATTTTTATAATTGAAGAAGTTAATTTCAGAAGCATTATCAATAGAACCTATTGTATTATCAGAATCTAAAAACGGATACACTGCTTTCAGCATAGGAGACAGCATGCCGCCGTCATTTTCGCGGACATCAATAATCCAGCATTTAGGGTTTTTCTTGTCAAGGTCTTTTACTTTTTTATAAAATACTGTTACGAATTCATCCCAGTCTTTTTGATTGAAATTGGCAATAGCCGGTACAGTAATATAAGCCATTTTTTTATCGATCAGGCTGTCCTTTGGATAAGGAAATTCTTTGCCTGTTTCTTTATATCTTTTAAAATATGCTTCTACAACTTCTGGCTCGTACAGTTTGGAATGCTGGTCCCCGAGTTTACCCAATACATTTCTAATTACCGGATAAGTTTCACGAATTGTTTTTTTTCCTTCGGTCTGTTTTAGAGCTTCTTTTCTTACTGCTGCCCAGTCGATGGTCTTTTTGTTGACAGAATTCTGCTCCATAATTGCAATTGCTTTTTCAACATACGATGCAGGAGTTTCCTGTGAAAAAAGAGAATTAGTGAAAAGCAACAGAAAAAATACGGAGAGTAGTAGAAACTTTTTCATTTATTTTAAATATTGTTATTTAATTTAATCATTTCGTAAAAATAAAATTATTTAAGGAATATACAGCCTATTTTTTATACGAAAACAGAGAATGTGTAAATTTTTGAAAATCAGTTAGATATTGAACGAAATAAACAAAGGGCTGAAAAATTAATTGCAGCCCTTTGTTTTAAAAATATAGTGTGTGTGATATGACAGTTTATAAGTGAATATCAGTTTTAAACAGCAGTGAGTGCCGTAGTGTAGTAGTTTTCCATTTTATTAATGATATTTTCATCAACGTTATCGTCAAATTTACGGGCAAACAGGTTATTTCCTGTGTGTAAAAATACAGCATCTGTCATTGTGAAAGTTTTCGGGCGGAGCTTAATATCTCCATCCGGAATCCAGATAATGGCTCTTTTGTCGTCATCTATAAGCTGTCCGCTGTATGAAGTATTCATTAACACAGTCTGAAAGAAAGATTCATCAGCGATCAATGTATTTTTATAGTAGTTTTCAAACTTTTTCACTTCGATACTGTTGCAGATAAATGAGCAGCAGTCTCTCGTTAAGATCATCCACTGGCCGCCGATATAAGGAATAACATCTTTAAGATAGTTTCTTTTATAAGTTAATGGGGATATTCTGTCTCCCAGTTCTTCAAAATGATTTTCTATCCGGTTCATTGTTTCCGGACGTTT
Coding sequences:
- a CDS encoding PLP-dependent aminotransferase family protein, whose amino-acid sequence is MKKEVLYLKIAKIIEDQISTGILNLGDKLPSIRSVQKLYNVSINTVKQAFLELENRSLIEPRAKSGYFVSKTSQRKSSLPTVGELKSVPYEKPPEDLISKVFNTLTNKDIIQFSLGAADKKMLPIAKLNKGITKVIRDLEDCGTGYEPAQGSLNLRRTLAKWSLVLEGKLNEDDFVTTSGTMNAIFNCLFAVTKPGDTVAVETPVYFGILQVIKSLGLKVIEIPSHPITGVDLEALKKVLPKLAACCFVTNFSNPLGSLMPEEHKIELVKMLTHHNIPLIEDDLYGNLFFGKGRPRPCKFFDEAGIVMWCGSVSKTLAPGYRVGWVAPGKFKDKIIRQKLLHTISTPSLYEEVIADFMEHGRYDHHLRAFRNRLYANCLQFQRAVEDYFPEGTKISQPQGGFMLWVEVDQKIDTAELYDTALKENISFAPGRMFTQHNQYNNCMRLNYALEWNERTESGLKTLGNIIKKAM
- a CDS encoding GLPGLI family protein — translated: MVAVLLLLICCFEGFSQSITTDFAAAYDVEYPIYKKKNTEQFLLYINSKENISYYKSTNQYVLDSLKKEGKISGSDFMDGSKYDTALKEEVLRKNDSFTVYEKIVDAKIKYIEPESLKWTILKDTKTYSGYKTRKAFTYAYGRKWIAWYAEDLPLNYGPYKFCGLPGLIVNIYDEKAAYFFTLKIFKKKIKQVQLPKDNTYKKISKIKAKQISSNSLTDISGMVFDDPNEKRRMQKVIEKMVSESPRIDIE
- a CDS encoding S41 family peptidase, which codes for MKKFLLLSVFFLLLFTNSLFSQETPASYVEKAIAIMEQNSVNKKTIDWAAVRKEALKQTEGKKTIRETYPVIRNVLGKLGDQHSKLYEPEVVEAYFKRYKETGKEFPYPKDSLIDKKMAYITVPAIANFNQKDWDEFVTVFYKKVKDLDKKNPKCWIIDVRENDGGMLSPMLKAVYPFLDSDNTIGSIDNASEINFFNYKNSNIYFGKRNIATISIPDITLKNKNKPIYILTSKMTSSSGEFIAASFVGQKNAKIVGTNTQGLTSDNSEFKLPDNAFLVITTGILVDRKKNQYKEVGKGIPADIEVSSKELSDYINKINKL
- a CDS encoding redox-active disulfide protein 2: MKNEKLAELTDEQLIKSEKQIKGLILVFTGVLIVLLVSIIFLTSKKGFSALTAVPMALIPILVINLNNWNELRKEKKARNLS
- a CDS encoding beta-1,6-N-acetylglucosaminyltransferase, coding for MESDLKILKNSTASEEESSSKSINIAYLILVHRLPEQFKRLFNAIYELNNYYLIHIDKKADKEIGKEIRSFLESYPNVFIQESENVVWGGYSMVQAELDGMHFLLKINAHWDYFINLSGQDYPLKSQKIIREFLTENEGKSYIKIANQKNKRPETMNRIENHFEELGDRISPLTYKRNYLKDVIPYIGGQWMILTRDCCSFICNSIEVKKFENYYKNTLIADESFFQTVLMNTSYSGQLIDDDKRAIIWIPDGDIKLRPKTFTMTDAVFLHTGNNLFARKFDDNVDENIINKMENYYTTALTAV
- a CDS encoding DUF5694 domain-containing protein; its protein translation is MKHLIALVLFLTANLCFSQNKTEIYVIGNIHDSVPNYNPQILSAILEKIKPDIIMHEVDSEGMKEYETMSDVKGNEITASNIYTKKHPVTVRLPFDFEGRNQYRKDKGMVPTDNLTVQLIDSLYKTKSLTTEETKIYESFLNSTQELMKTAALSPEKFNNKTTDKLSEKRQDSQYHELLKITEKRQEFAARFVTKPNGEKISYREGFKLMSGFWDLRNQTMASNIAKTADKNPGKKIVVLTGFLHRYYLIKLLNKMNNNKFVIKEFYDL
- a CDS encoding NYN domain-containing protein, whose product is MNSWKDLVNLHSINPIQKFSYTSGKNSTDGALIIDAMDILHGKSVEGFCIVSSDSDYTGLAKRIREEGLFVMGIGEKKTPEAFVKSCDIFTYTENIAPRTKKESKTEHHKEKENRTEERAKKEIPVPKILQHQSFLSAEDEETILTAFEISANENDVAFISTIGTNIRKIDPSFDSRTYGYPTLSKLFDDLPHFEVVRNETNHPLLKRK